The proteins below come from a single Agrococcus beijingensis genomic window:
- a CDS encoding Rv3235 family protein encodes MSTQRRRMNSVDAEEFFDFQPCSSEGLPDPVPLIENLASSVIEILLGVRDVQQIARWVTETTYDQLTERALTARRRRAGQSHRAVPGFAVSAVRACHSADGVVEGSAVVRSAGRTRAVAIRLEGLDGRWRATSVNVL; translated from the coding sequence GTGAGCACGCAGCGACGACGGATGAACTCCGTGGATGCCGAGGAGTTCTTCGACTTCCAGCCGTGCTCGTCGGAGGGTCTGCCCGATCCCGTGCCGCTGATCGAGAACCTCGCGAGCAGCGTGATCGAGATCCTGCTGGGCGTGCGCGACGTGCAGCAGATCGCCCGCTGGGTCACCGAGACCACCTACGACCAGCTCACCGAGCGGGCGCTGACCGCTCGGCGCCGCCGCGCGGGCCAGTCGCACCGCGCGGTGCCCGGCTTCGCCGTCAGCGCCGTGCGCGCCTGCCACTCGGCCGACGGCGTGGTCGAGGGCTCGGCGGTGGTCCGCTCGGCCGGGCGCACGCGCGCCGTCGCGATCCGGCTGGAGGGGCTCGACGGGCGCTGGCGCGCGACCTCCGTGAACGTGCTGTGA
- a CDS encoding sensor histidine kinase gives MTSLTSIAERHGNLSDDDMRWLHRLVADFQLLADLAIGDIVLWLPTGDDDAYIAAQHARPAGASTLFYRDILGQPVRNAWREQVDRAYQEGVSLSGDSPTWGVEADAKVRAIPVRRREVEPSTKVIDRPIAVITRHANHADTRSAGRLERTSKECADELFRMIAAGDFPDQAAPSGPRRGAARASDGLIRLDQAGTVTFASPNALSAFTRLGFRGELEGESLAETTTDLIDDSQEVDEALPLVVTGRAPWRTDIETRTVTLSLRALPLRHGAERIGAIVLVRDVTDLRAQEQTLITKDATIREIHHRVKNNLQTVAALLRIQSRRTKSEEARTALQDAERRVSSIAVVHDTLSEGLSQSVDFDAVFDRAVRLTSEVASMHGSHVRTERIGSFGVLPSGYATPLALALTELVTNAVEHGLPGKEDGLVRITARRDDAWLTVQVCDNGIGLPAGRVGSGLGTQIVKTLVTGELSGTIDWGARAVEGTEVTVRVPLAYIREPEQP, from the coding sequence GTGACGAGCCTGACGTCGATCGCCGAGCGCCACGGCAACCTGAGCGATGACGACATGCGATGGCTGCACCGGCTGGTCGCCGACTTCCAGCTGCTGGCCGATCTCGCCATCGGCGACATCGTGCTGTGGCTGCCGACCGGCGACGACGACGCCTACATCGCGGCCCAGCACGCGCGCCCCGCTGGCGCGTCGACGCTGTTCTACCGCGACATCCTCGGTCAGCCGGTGCGCAACGCCTGGCGCGAGCAGGTCGATCGCGCCTACCAGGAGGGCGTCTCGCTCTCCGGCGACTCGCCGACCTGGGGCGTCGAGGCCGACGCCAAGGTGCGCGCGATCCCGGTGCGGCGGCGCGAGGTCGAGCCGTCGACGAAGGTGATCGACCGCCCCATCGCCGTCATCACCAGGCACGCCAACCACGCCGACACGCGCAGCGCGGGCCGGCTCGAGCGCACCTCGAAGGAGTGCGCCGACGAGCTGTTCCGCATGATCGCGGCCGGCGACTTCCCGGACCAGGCGGCCCCGTCCGGTCCGCGCCGGGGCGCCGCGCGCGCATCCGACGGCTTGATCCGGCTCGACCAGGCGGGCACGGTGACCTTCGCGAGCCCGAACGCGCTGTCGGCGTTCACGCGGCTCGGCTTCCGCGGCGAGCTCGAGGGGGAGTCGCTCGCCGAGACGACGACCGACCTGATCGACGACTCGCAGGAGGTCGACGAGGCGCTGCCGCTCGTCGTCACCGGCCGCGCGCCGTGGCGAACCGACATCGAGACCCGCACCGTGACGCTGTCGCTGCGCGCGCTGCCGCTGCGGCACGGCGCCGAGCGGATCGGCGCCATCGTGCTCGTGCGCGACGTCACCGACCTGCGGGCGCAGGAGCAGACGCTCATCACGAAGGACGCGACGATCCGCGAGATCCACCATCGCGTGAAGAACAACCTGCAGACCGTCGCCGCGCTGCTGCGGATCCAGTCGCGGCGGACGAAGAGCGAGGAGGCGCGCACCGCGCTGCAGGACGCCGAGCGTCGCGTGTCGTCGATCGCCGTGGTGCACGACACGCTCTCCGAAGGGCTGAGCCAATCGGTCGACTTCGACGCCGTCTTCGACCGCGCGGTGCGGCTGACGAGCGAGGTGGCCTCGATGCACGGCTCGCACGTGCGCACCGAGCGCATCGGCTCGTTCGGGGTGCTGCCGAGCGGCTACGCGACGCCGCTCGCGCTCGCGCTCACCGAGCTCGTGACCAACGCGGTCGAGCACGGACTGCCCGGCAAGGAGGACGGCCTCGTGCGCATCACGGCGCGACGCGACGACGCCTGGCTCACGGTGCAGGTGTGCGACAACGGCATCGGCCTGCCGGCCGGCAGGGTCGGCTCGGGCCTCGGCACCCAGATCGTGAAGACGCTGGTCACCGGTGAGCTGTCGGGCACCATCGACTGGGGCGCCAGGGCGGTCGAGGGGACCGAGGTCACCGTGCGCGTGCCGCTGGCGTACATCCGGGAGCCCGAGCAGCCCTGA
- a CDS encoding AAA family ATPase: MIGIAVSAPLEREDAIVREAARHGHRVAIRAATAADLIERLAARPADAEPRIDVVLVVASEHHATRALVEVCDQRGLRLVALADDAPERARAQTLGLDAVAWADGFAAIEGAVAPSAEQTPKEERARGRVLAVWGPAGAPGRTTAAIALAAELAVLGQRVALVDADTTSASIAPALGLLDESPGFAAAARLARAGSLTVDELDRIAQQVPTMGGTLRVLTGIGRASRWPELGAERVAEVLERCRDWADWTVVDVAASLERDEEISSDLFAPRRHAATLAALEAADEVVAVAGGDAVGIARLVRALPELRDLVPQARVRVVVNKVRASAIGIAPERAVQETLRRLAQVTPEACWPFDGRAADAALLEGRPLVDVAGRSRLRRKVQELATALLPQEAPVSRASLRAAERPRRAWRAALR, from the coding sequence GTGATCGGCATCGCCGTCTCGGCGCCCCTGGAGCGCGAGGACGCGATCGTCCGCGAGGCCGCACGCCACGGGCACCGCGTCGCCATCCGCGCCGCGACCGCCGCCGACCTCATCGAGCGGCTCGCCGCCCGACCTGCCGACGCCGAGCCGCGCATCGACGTCGTGCTGGTGGTCGCGAGCGAGCATCACGCCACCCGCGCCCTGGTGGAGGTCTGCGACCAGCGCGGCCTCCGACTGGTCGCGCTCGCCGACGACGCGCCCGAGCGCGCCCGCGCGCAGACGCTGGGCCTCGACGCGGTCGCCTGGGCCGACGGCTTCGCGGCGATCGAGGGCGCGGTCGCGCCGTCGGCCGAGCAGACCCCGAAGGAGGAGCGAGCGCGCGGACGCGTGCTGGCGGTGTGGGGCCCGGCGGGGGCGCCGGGGCGCACGACCGCCGCGATCGCGCTGGCCGCCGAGCTCGCGGTGCTCGGTCAGCGCGTCGCGCTCGTCGACGCCGACACCACGAGCGCGTCGATCGCACCCGCCCTCGGCCTGCTCGACGAGTCGCCCGGCTTCGCCGCCGCCGCGCGACTGGCCCGTGCCGGCAGCCTCACCGTGGACGAGCTCGACCGCATCGCGCAGCAGGTGCCCACGATGGGCGGCACGCTGCGGGTGCTCACCGGCATCGGCCGCGCGAGCCGCTGGCCCGAGCTCGGCGCGGAGCGGGTCGCCGAGGTGCTCGAGCGCTGCCGCGACTGGGCCGACTGGACGGTCGTCGACGTGGCCGCCAGCCTCGAGCGCGACGAGGAGATCTCCAGCGACCTGTTCGCGCCGCGCCGCCATGCCGCCACGCTCGCGGCGCTCGAGGCTGCTGACGAGGTCGTCGCGGTCGCCGGCGGCGACGCGGTCGGCATCGCTCGGCTCGTGCGGGCGCTGCCCGAGCTGCGCGACCTGGTGCCGCAGGCCCGCGTGCGCGTCGTCGTGAACAAGGTGCGCGCATCCGCCATCGGCATCGCGCCCGAGCGCGCCGTGCAGGAGACCCTGCGCCGGCTCGCGCAGGTGACGCCGGAGGCCTGCTGGCCGTTCGACGGGCGCGCCGCCGACGCGGCGCTGCTCGAGGGCCGGCCGCTGGTCGACGTCGCGGGGCGCTCGCGGCTGCGCCGCAAGGTGCAGGAGCTCGCGACGGCGCTGCTGCCGCAGGAGGCCCCCGTGAGCCGCGCGTCGCTGCGGGCCGCCGAGCGGCCACGGCGAGCCTGGCGCGCGGCACTACGCTGA
- a CDS encoding helix-turn-helix domain-containing protein has translation MSIEARRFLAVADVAEVLGTSPAAVVDLLEEGSLLGVRVRGAWRVADDEVQAWIDREIELERRRGLWRQAQSASIADLFGER, from the coding sequence ATGTCGATCGAAGCCCGCCGCTTCCTCGCCGTCGCCGACGTCGCCGAGGTGCTCGGCACGTCGCCCGCCGCGGTGGTCGACCTGCTCGAGGAGGGCTCGCTGCTGGGCGTGCGCGTGCGCGGCGCGTGGCGCGTCGCCGACGACGAGGTGCAGGCCTGGATCGATCGCGAGATCGAGCTGGAGCGGCGCCGCGGGCTGTGGCGGCAGGCGCAGTCTGCGAGCATCGCCGACCTGTTCGGCGAGCGGTAG